Proteins encoded within one genomic window of Cyprinus carpio isolate SPL01 chromosome A15, ASM1834038v1, whole genome shotgun sequence:
- the LOC109103742 gene encoding protein FAM222B-like — protein sequence MLACLPVTNPSLQLLSHTQMNTGLQKWDTTQRMRSAHYPTPAELDAYAKKVANNPLTIKIFPNSVKVPQRKHIRRTVNGLDTSSQRYSPYPPQVNTRTGLLAIVKVPVKGILKDIEGGRARFLPKLIMNPHSGLYANPSTLNVPHTVPHLQTPLGQKSLAHSQALQQKSSLQPQQSLAHQEALHQSQAHQPPVPHHVLNHQQTLMQQQPQLPGPQGLRHLPDMAQSVNLQHSQGFSQSQPMPQASCAGPLAPGVLQPPLAGLQMPRKLPDADAPPNVTVSTSTIPLSMAASLHQNRPSDLSSIVNQINQFCQARAGMGSTSMCEGQIANPSPISRNQLINASSRVCTHPSVGPPPSCVFGNSDKGGPAPTLPLPNIAAMNRMPLYHSEMKQQQSQQQRHQGPWGQHQLAHLQHLPEGAAHQGKNLPRDGLVGPGFLTKNMGYPQEVCMAQPFNLKSSTDKPTPSPPVNGMPMSYSNSHYMQPPWNNILPTPNSDSSGSQDLVGPFHGGLSGASIDCTPGAQYRTGAAISSQTNLIQTMEYMGGDFQAPCFRAQNPGTMAKMHRASVSRATDSGESRNVHIHHPGYR from the exons ATGCTGGCCTGTCTGCCGGTAACAAACCCCTCTCTCCAGCTTCTCTCGCACACGCAGATGAACACTGGACTCCAGAAAT GGGACACTACACAGAGGATGAGATCAGCACACTATCCTACCCCAGCGGAATTGGATGCCTATGCTAAGAAAGTTGCCAATAACCCACTGACAATAAAAATCTTCCCCAATAGCGTGAAAGTACCTCAGAGGAAGCATATTCGCCGCACCGTCAACGGTCTTGACACCTCCAGCCAGCGCTACAGCCCCTACCCACCTCAGGTCAACACCCGGACGGGCCTCTTGGCCATCGTCAAAGTCCCCGTCAAAGGGATCCTCAAGGACATCGAAGGCGGCCGAGCCCGGTTTCTCCCTAAGCTCATCATGAACCCGCACAGTGGGCTTTACGCCAATCCCAGCACTTTAAATGTTCCTCACACTGTTCCACACCTTCAGACTCCTTTAGGCCAGAAGAGTCTCGCTCATTCTCAGGCCTTACAGCAAAAGAGCAGTTTACAACCACAGCAGAGCCTGGCCCACCAGGAGGCTTTACATCAGAGCCAGGCTCACCAACCGCCAGTACCGCACCACGTCCTAAACCACCAACAGACTCTCATGCAGCAGCAGCCACAATTGCCTGGTCCGCAAGGACTCCGGCATCTGCCCGATATGGCGCAATCAGTGAACCTGCAGCACTCCCAGGGCTTCTCTCAATCCCAGCCCATGCCACAGGCTTCTTGCGCCGGCCCTCTGGCCCCCGGAGTCTTACAGCCCCCCCTGGCAGGCTTACAGATGCCACGCAAGCTGCCCGATGCCGACGCCCCTCCCAATGTGACTGTGTCTACCTCAACCATCCCTCTGTCCATGGCTGCCAGCTTACACCAGAACCGGCCCAGTGACCTGAGCAGCATCGTCAATCAGATCAACCAGTTCTGCCAGGCTCGGGCTGGCATGGGCTCTACCTCCATGTGCGAAGGACAGATTGCCAACCCTAGTCCCATAAGCCGCAACCAACTCATCAACGCGAGCTCTCGGGTGTGCACCCATCCCAGTGTGGGTCCTCCGCCTTCTTGCGTCTTTGGTAACTCTGACAAAGGTGGTCCTGCTCCCACTCTGCCACTGCCCAACATCGCTGCCATGAACAGGATGCCTCTTTACCACAGTGAGATGAAGCAGCAGCAATCCCAGCAACAACGACATCAGGGCCCTTGGGGGCAACACCAGTTAGCACACCTTCAGCACCTTCCGGAGGGAGCGGCTCACCAGGGCAAGAATCTCCCCAGAGATGGCCTAGTTGGACCAGGGTTCCTCACTAAGAATATGGGCTACCCGCAGGAGGTGTGCATGGCTCAGCCCTTCAACTTGAAGTCCTCTACTGATAAACCAACTCCATCTCCTCCAGTCAATGGGATGCCCATGAGTTACAGTAACAGCCACTACATGCAGCCACCCTGGAACAACATCCTGCCCACGCCAAACAGTGACAGCTCAGGGTCTCAAGACCTGGTGGGCCCGTTCCACGGGGGCCTCTCAGGGGCCTCCATAGACTGCACCCCCGGAGCACAGTATAGGACCGGGGCAGCCATTTCCAGCCAGACAAACCTGATACAGACCATGGAGTATATGGGTGGCGACTTCCAGGCACCCTGCTTCCGAGCACAGAATCCTGGCACAATGGCAAAGATGCATAGAGCCTCAGTGAGCAGGGCCACAGATTCAGGTGAAAGTAGAAATGTGCACATCCACCACCCAGGGTACAGATGA